A stretch of Malus sylvestris chromosome 11, drMalSylv7.2, whole genome shotgun sequence DNA encodes these proteins:
- the LOC126589492 gene encoding uncharacterized protein LOC126589492, translating to MESILARALEYTLKYWLKSFSRDQFKLQGRTVQLSNLDINGDALHASMGLPPALNVATAKVGKLEIVLPSVSNVQLEPIVVQIDRLDLVLEEKSDLDERSPRSSPSSSSSAKGSGYGFADKIADGMTLEILTVNLLLETRGGGRSQGGASWASPLASITIHNLLLYTTNENWQVVNLKEAREFSSDKNFIYLFKKLEWESLSIDLLPHPDMFMDADIARTEDGRNQRDDDGAKRVFFGGERFIEGISGQAYITVQRTELNSPLGLEVQLHITEAICPAISEPGLRALLRFMTGLYVCLNRGDVDSNTQQRSTEAAGRSIVSIVVDHIFLCIKDAEFKLELLMQSLFFSRASVSDGEIDNNLSRVMIGGLFLRDTYSRPPCTLVQPSMHAVSEEPLHVPDFGKNFCPPIYPLGDQEWQFIKGVPFLCLHSLQIKPSPVPPSFASQTVINCQPLMIDLQEGSCLRIASFLADGIVVNPGAVVPDSSVNSLIFTLKELDVTVPLDIDKLCDTANNKDNIYQSAFSGARLHIKNLLISESPSLKLRLLNLEKDPACFCLWEGQPIDASQKKWSARASHISLSLEKCTKSAGFQSSIDWNSGMWRCVELKDACVEVAMVTADGSPLTNVPPPGGIVRVGVACQNYLSNTSVEQLFFVLDLYSYFGRVSEKIVLVGKNTGKKKKRDHSVELKLIDKVPNDTAVSLAVKNLQIKFLESSSMNIEGMPLVQFIGDDLFIKVTHRTLGGAIAVSSTIHWDSVEVDCVDTEGNLGRENGSGLTYIENGLSTSGNGYPQLRPVFWIHNQTKHQSNGKAFVDPFLDISMVHVIPLNERDAECHSLNVCACISGIRLGGGMNYAESLLHRFGVLGPDGGPGKGLSKELEKLQAGPLSKLFKPSHLIIDLKEDGSSRDGKESGVLHLGKPDDVDVSIEFKNWLFALEGEREIAERWWFDNHEDVQREERCWHTTFHSLHVKAKSSPKHRLSGNGKSYRTKKYPVELVTVGVQGLQMLKPHAQKSNNATILPANGIKETTQTSGGIDLEIRMVIPEDPVDHEMVVWAVENVKFSVKQPIEAVVTKDELQHLTFLCKSEVESMGRVTAGILRLLKLEGSIGEAAMEQLSNLRTEGIDNIFSPGRLTRGGSFSSTGLSQSNLVNETPSTTATLESTVASLEVAFTESQAKCTALLADLDSSEQAAQHLATVKQLNEKLQSMQSLLTQLRSQI from the exons ATGGAGTCGATATTGGCTCGGGCGCTGGAGTACACTCTCAAGTACTGGTTGAAATCCTTCTCCAGAGACCAGTTCAAGTTGCAGGGACGGACAGTTCAGCTTTCTAATTTGG ATATCAATGGCGATGCTTTGCACGCGAGCATGGGATTGCCACCGGCACTGAATGTAGCCACGGCCAAAGTTGGAAAATTGGAGATAGTG CTCCCATCTGTGAGTAATGTGCAATTAGAGCCGATTGTTGTACAAATTGATAGGCttgatttggttttggaggagaAGTCAGATTTGGATGAGAGGAGTCCAAGAAG TTCCCCATCATCCTCTAGCTCAGCAAAGGGTAGCGGTTATGGATTTGCTGATAAG ATTGCTGATGGAATGACTTTGGAGATTCTCACAGTTAATCTTCTACTTGAGACTCGTGGGGGTGGTCGAAGCCAAGGAGGCGCTAGTTG GGCATCACCTCTGGCCTCTATAACTATACACAACCTTTTGCTGTATACTACCAATGAAAATTGGCAG GTTGTAAATCTTAAGGAGGCACGGGAATTCTCCAGCGAcaaaaatttcatatatttgttcaaA AAACTTGAGTGGGAATCTTTGTCTATTGATCTCCTTCCCCACCCTGATATGTTCATGGATGctgacatagcacgtactgaagATGGAAGAAACCAGAGAGACGATGATGGTGCAAAGCGAGTTTTCTTTGGTGGGGAGCGCTTTATAGAAGGAATTTCAGGACAAGCTTAT ATCACAGTGCAAAGGACCGAATTAAACAGTCCACTTGGACTTGAGGTTCAGTTACATATCACAGAGGCCATTTGTCCTGCTATAAGTGAACCAG GACTACGTGCTCTTCTCCGCTTTATGACAGGATTGTATGTCTGTCTGAATAGAGGAGATGTTGATTCAAATACTCAGCAG CGATCCACAGAAGCAGCAGGACGTTCTATAGTCTCAATTGTTGTGGACCACATATTTCTCTGCATTAAAGATGCTG AGTTCAAGCTCGAACTTTTAATGCAATCACTCTTCTTCTCACGG GCCAGTGTTTCAGATGGAGAAATTGACAACAACTTGTCGAGGGTTATGATTGGTGGACTGTTTTTAAG GGATACCTATTCACGGCCTCCATGCACTTTGGTTCAACCATCAATGCATGCAGTTTCTGAAGAACCTCTGCATGTTCCTGACTTCG GTAAGAATTTTTGCCCTCCCATATATCCTTTGGGAGATCAGGAGTGGCAATTCATTAAAGGTGTCCCTTTTTTGTGCCTCCACTCTCTTCAGATCAAGCCATCCCCAGTCCCTCCATCTTTTGCTTCACAAACAGTAATTAATTGTCAACCCTTAATG aTTGATCTCCAAGAAGGATCCTGTTTGAGGATCGCTTCCTTCCTGGCTGATGGAATTGTGGTCAATCCTGGTGCTGTTGTACCAGATTCCTCAGTAAATTCCTTGATTTTCACCCTCAAGGAGTTAGATGTGACTGTTCCTTTGGACATAGATAAGTTGTGTGACACTGCTAACAACAAGGACAATATCTACCAGAGTGCCTTTTCTGGAGCAAGGCTTCATATCAAGAACTTGTTAATTTCAGAGTCACCATCACTAAAACTAAGGTTACTGAATCTGGAGAAGGACCCTGCTTGCTTTTGTCTTTGGGAAGGTCAACCAATTGATGCCAGCCAGAAGAAATGGAGTGCTAGAGCATCACACATTAGTTTGTCATTAGAAAAGTGCACCAAGTCAGCTGGCTTTCAGAGTTCTATTGATTGGAATTCAGGCATGTGGAGATGTGTTGAGCTGAAAGATGCTTGTGTTGAAGTAGCTATGGTAACTGCTGATGGGAGCCCATTAACAAATGTTCCTCCTCCCGGTGGTATTGTCAGGGTGGGGGTAGCTTGTCAAAACTATCTCTCCAACACATCTGTTGAAcagttattttttgttttggatcTTTATTCGTACTTTGGCAGAGTTAGTGAAAAGATTGTTCTTGTTGGAAAAAATActggaaaaaagaagaagagggatCATTCTGTTGAATTAAAGCTGATTGACAAGGTTCCCAATGATACAGCGGTAAGCTTGGCAGTCAAAAATCTCCAGATTAAATTTCTGGAGTCATCTTCCATGAATATTGAAGGAATGCCTCTGGTTCAGTTTATTGGTGATGATCTCTTCATAAAAGTTACTCACAGAACTCTTGGTGGTGCAATTGCTGTTTCATCCACTATTCATTGGGATAGTGTTGAGGTGGACTGTGTAGACACTGAGGGAAACTTGGGACGTGAGAACGGCTCAGGTTTAACTTACATTGAAAATGGTCTTTCAACGAGTGGAAATGGGTACCCTCAGCTAAGACCTGTATTTTGGATACATAACCAAACAAAACATCAATCAAATGGCAAAGCTTTTGTGGATCCATTTCTGGACATAAGTATGGTACACGTAATTCCTTTAAATGAACGTGATGCAGAGTGTCATAGTCTGAATGTGTGTGCGTGTATCTCTGGCATACGCCTAGGTGGGGGAATGAACTATGCTGAATCCTTGCTGCATCGCTTTGGAGTACTTGGCCCTGATGGTGGTCCTGGAAAGGGGCTCTCTAAGGAGTTAGAAAAATTGCAAGCTGGACCACTGTCGAAACTTTTCAAACCGTCGCATCTCATTATTGATCTGAAAGAGG ATGGAAGTTCACGAGACGGGAAAGAAAGTGGGGTCTTGCACTTGGGAAAGCCAGATGATGTCGACGTGTCCATAGAGTTCAAAAATTGGTTATTTGCTCTTGAAGGTGAACGGGAGATTGCAGAAAGATGGTGGTTTGATAATCATGAGGATGTGCAAAGAGAAGAGAGGTGTTGGCACACAACGTTCCATAGTCTGCATGTAAAAGCAAAAAGTAGTCCAAAGCATAGGCTGAGTGGCAATGGAAAGTCATACAGGACCAAAAAATATCCTGTGGAATTGGTTACA GTTGGTGTGCAAGGCTTGCAGATGCTAAAGCCCCATGCTCAGAAGTCTAACAATGCTACTATCTTACCTGCGAATGGGATCAAGGAAACTACACAGACATCTGGAGGTATAGATCTTGAAATTCGCATGGTGATACCAGAGGACCCAGTCGATCATGAAATGGTGGTATGGGctgtggaaaatgtgaaattCTCTGTTAAGCAACCG ATTGAGGCAGTTGTAACGAAGGATGAGTTGCAACATCTTACTTTTCTGTGCAAGTCGGAAGTTGAATCAATGGGTCGAGTCACTGCTGGAATTCTGAGGCTACTCAAGCTGGAGGGTTCCATTGGCGAGGCTGCAATGGAACAACTGAGCAACCTCA GAACAGAGGGCATTGACAATATATTCTCCCCTGGAAGGCTCACCAGGGGTGGCAGCTTTTCCAGTACTGGGCTCTCTCAATCAAACTTGGTTAATGAAACCCCAAGTACAACCGCCACCTTGGAATCGACAGTGGCTTCACTCGAGGTGGCATTTACAGAATCCCAGGCCAAGTGCACTGCTCTTCTTGCCGACCTAGATAGTTCAGAACAAGCCGCACAGCATCTTGCAACTGTTAAACAACTCAATGAGAAACTTCAGAGTATGCAGAGTTTATTGACGCAATTACGG